A window from Schistocerca gregaria isolate iqSchGreg1 chromosome 8, iqSchGreg1.2, whole genome shotgun sequence encodes these proteins:
- the LOC126283981 gene encoding uncharacterized HIT-like protein Synpcc7942_1390 isoform X1: MFCRYTSAGGNMIRSYFIGRFLIQQWKPRRLLDAAIVLNRNNCSSINYCFLDARHYTSEVEKSKKATKVKGPTIFDKIIRREIPADIIYEDDLCLAFNDINPQAPVHFLVIPKKQIPMLGDAEDNDKELLGYLLLKARKLGNERMKNGYRIVINNGPDGCQSVYHLHIHVVGGRQLGWPPG; this comes from the exons ATGTTTTGCAGATACACCTCCGCGGGAGGAAATATGATCAGAAGCTATTTTATAGGACGTTTTCTTATTCAACAATGGAAGCCGCGTAGACTGCTTGACGCAGCAATCGTTTTAAACAGAAACAATTGCAGTAGCATCAACTATTGTTTCTTG GATGCAAGGCATTACACCAGTGAAGTAGAAAAGTCGAAAAAAGCAACTAAAGTGAAAGGGCcaacaatttttgacaaaattatcAGAAGAGAAATACCAGCCGACATTATTTATGAAGATGACTTGTGTTTGGCATTTAATGATATAAATCCGCAAGCACcagtacactttcttgttatacccAAAAAACAAATACCAATGCTTGGAGATGCAGAGGATAATGATAAGGAG CTTTTGGGTTACCTTCTGCTAAAAGCTCGCAAACTTGGAAATGAACGAATGAAAAATGGATACAGGATTG ttaTCAATAACGGGCCAGATGGATGCCAGTCTGTGTATCATCTCCACATCCATGTAGTTGGTGGGCGACAGCTTGGTTGGCCACCAGGTTAA
- the LOC126283981 gene encoding uncharacterized HIT-like protein Synpcc7942_1390 isoform X3 — protein sequence MSDVITDARHYTSEVEKSKKATKVKGPTIFDKIIRREIPADIIYEDDLCLAFNDINPQAPVHFLVIPKKQIPMLGDAEDNDKELLGYLLLKARKLGNERMKNGYRIVINNGPDGCQSVYHLHIHVVGGRQLGWPPG from the exons ATGTCTGATGTTATAACG GATGCAAGGCATTACACCAGTGAAGTAGAAAAGTCGAAAAAAGCAACTAAAGTGAAAGGGCcaacaatttttgacaaaattatcAGAAGAGAAATACCAGCCGACATTATTTATGAAGATGACTTGTGTTTGGCATTTAATGATATAAATCCGCAAGCACcagtacactttcttgttatacccAAAAAACAAATACCAATGCTTGGAGATGCAGAGGATAATGATAAGGAG CTTTTGGGTTACCTTCTGCTAAAAGCTCGCAAACTTGGAAATGAACGAATGAAAAATGGATACAGGATTG ttaTCAATAACGGGCCAGATGGATGCCAGTCTGTGTATCATCTCCACATCCATGTAGTTGGTGGGCGACAGCTTGGTTGGCCACCAGGTTAA
- the LOC126283981 gene encoding uncharacterized HIT-like protein Synpcc7942_1390 isoform X4, giving the protein MDARHYTSEVEKSKKATKVKGPTIFDKIIRREIPADIIYEDDLCLAFNDINPQAPVHFLVIPKKQIPMLGDAEDNDKELLGYLLLKARKLGNERMKNGYRIVINNGPDGCQSVYHLHIHVVGGRQLGWPPG; this is encoded by the exons ATG GATGCAAGGCATTACACCAGTGAAGTAGAAAAGTCGAAAAAAGCAACTAAAGTGAAAGGGCcaacaatttttgacaaaattatcAGAAGAGAAATACCAGCCGACATTATTTATGAAGATGACTTGTGTTTGGCATTTAATGATATAAATCCGCAAGCACcagtacactttcttgttatacccAAAAAACAAATACCAATGCTTGGAGATGCAGAGGATAATGATAAGGAG CTTTTGGGTTACCTTCTGCTAAAAGCTCGCAAACTTGGAAATGAACGAATGAAAAATGGATACAGGATTG ttaTCAATAACGGGCCAGATGGATGCCAGTCTGTGTATCATCTCCACATCCATGTAGTTGGTGGGCGACAGCTTGGTTGGCCACCAGGTTAA
- the LOC126283981 gene encoding uncharacterized HIT-like protein Synpcc7942_1390 isoform X2, translated as MDFITSGLPITSGLPGHQTSLHDARHYTSEVEKSKKATKVKGPTIFDKIIRREIPADIIYEDDLCLAFNDINPQAPVHFLVIPKKQIPMLGDAEDNDKELLGYLLLKARKLGNERMKNGYRIVINNGPDGCQSVYHLHIHVVGGRQLGWPPG; from the exons ATGGACTTCATCACCAGTGGCCTCCCAATCACcagtggcctcccaggtcaccagacctcactccat GATGCAAGGCATTACACCAGTGAAGTAGAAAAGTCGAAAAAAGCAACTAAAGTGAAAGGGCcaacaatttttgacaaaattatcAGAAGAGAAATACCAGCCGACATTATTTATGAAGATGACTTGTGTTTGGCATTTAATGATATAAATCCGCAAGCACcagtacactttcttgttatacccAAAAAACAAATACCAATGCTTGGAGATGCAGAGGATAATGATAAGGAG CTTTTGGGTTACCTTCTGCTAAAAGCTCGCAAACTTGGAAATGAACGAATGAAAAATGGATACAGGATTG ttaTCAATAACGGGCCAGATGGATGCCAGTCTGTGTATCATCTCCACATCCATGTAGTTGGTGGGCGACAGCTTGGTTGGCCACCAGGTTAA